From the Macaca nemestrina isolate mMacNem1 chromosome 7, mMacNem.hap1, whole genome shotgun sequence genome, the window CACCCAACTGAGGGCCAGGGGTGAAGAGGCCATCCTGGACGGTCCACCCCGTTTGGCCTTCAGACGACTCCAGCCCCAGCTGCCACCTGATTACAAATGCAGAGAGACCCCAAGGCAGGGCTGCCTGGCTGAGCTGGGCGATCCATAGGCCAGGCAATAAAGGGGCACTTTAAGGCATTAAGCTTTGGAGTGTTTCGTTACACAGCAATAGTGAACAAGGATCTGGGAGTCTATTTCAAGCCCACATGGCCAGTCCACCCTGAGCCTGTTCCCCTGGGCCATAGTTCAGAAAGCAGGTGCAGGTCAGGGTTCAGGGCCAGTGTGGGCCTTAGCTCCCTTGCCTCAATATTGTTTCCAGCCCCTGTGGAGGCCGTGGTGGCATTTGGAGGGGTTCCTTGGAATCCATGCCCAAGGAAGAACTGCAGCTGCCTGGGACCCTTCCACACCCAGGAAGGACCGTCATCAAGGTAGAACTTGCAGGAGGAGGGAAGGGCAGCTGGCTTTTGAGTGGAGGAGGGACAGCTGCAGAGACAGCGTGGCAGCTCCCAGCCACCCTGGACACCAGCAACCTCGAGGGGAAGCCCCCTTGGCCCAAGCTTTGGCCCCTCCCGCGCCccactctcctctcccctggcTTCTTTCCAGGGCCCTCTCTCTGGTCTCCCGTGACTCTCTTCCTGGGCCCAGTCCCTCCCTCCCTGGGGCGCTTCTccgcccccggccccgcccgcGGACCCCTGGAGTAACTTAATCTCAGGGTTGTGGTTCATCCCCAGAGGCACCCCAAACGGGCAGGCTCTTGGCTCCAACCACCTCCAggccctccctcccccagccaagaGGTCCCGAGTCCCACCCAAGCACTGTACCCCGGTCCGGCTGGCCCCGCCCGGCGGCCGGGGTCGACCCAGCCAGTCCTTCCTCTGCGCGACGCCCACGTGCCTGCGCGGCCCCCCTGGCACCGCGGAGACCGGCGCCCCCAGGCGCGCAGCACCCGACAGGTGGCACCTGCGAGCcccgcccacctcggccgccccgccccgccccgccccgcgcaCCCACGGAGCATGCTCAGAGCCGCCGTCACGCGCCCGCCCGAAAGCTCCCGTCCTGCCAGGGCGCTGCCCCGGGTTGGTCCCCACTGCGGTCGGGACCCCCGCCTGTCCTGGCGCCGCCATGGACCGCATCGAGGGAGCGTCCGTGGGCCGCTGCGCCGCCTCACCCTACCTGCGGCCGCTCACGCTGCATTACCGCCAGGTGAGCCCGCGTCCCCGCGCCCTCCGCGTCCCCCGCGTCCCCGCCGGCGACCCAGCCCACGACCCGCGTCCCGCCCACCGCCTTCTGCGCTGCGGGCCCCGCCCCGGAGCCCCGCCCCCGACTCCCGCCGAGCTCCGGGTCGGCCCCTTCTCCGCCCGCCGGATCGCGGGTTCCCCGACCCAGTGAGCCCCCAGGCCGGGGAGGGGCCGCAGGAGGGACATCTGAGGGGACACCACTCATCCTTTCAAGGAAGCATTGCTGGGCCCTATCCTTCCCGTCCCCGGAATCCGACCCTTTTGGCAGTGGGACTCCTTGGTTGCCCTGgggatcagggaaggcttcctggaaatgGTGGCTTTCATGCTGCAACTTGAAGGAGGAGATAGCTGGGCCGAGGAGGAAGGAGCAAGGAGTGCAGAGGGTGGAAGCAGGGAGGTAGGTTCCACTTTGAGCGAGTCTCAAAGTGGGCTTCCTCCTTGGGGTTTTTTCCAGGGAGGGCACCTCCTTGGAGTCTCCATCTGCCTAAGCTCAGCCTTCCCCACCTCCTAGGGTGTCACATTCTCCCATGCCAGGCCCCGACACGAGGGGTTGTGTTGCCTCACTTGGCACCAGGCACATGGTAGGTTCACaaggaatattttgttttgttttgtttttgagacagggtcttgctctgtttcccaggctggagtgcagtggcatgatcacagctcactgtagcctcaacctcctgggctcaagcgatcctcctgcctcagcccctgccccggtagctgggaccacaggtgcacaccaccacacccggctgatttttaaatttttttgtagagacgaggtctcactgctgcccaagctggtcttgaactcctggcctcgaactcttggcctctgaaagcatggggattacaggcatgaggcatatGTGTTGGGTGAAGGAGCTACTGCCATCCTCTTCCCACATCCAGTGGATCACTGAGTCCCAGCCTGTCTTCCTCTAAGCCCAGCCCTGTCCGGTTTGGGCCCCACCTTTTGCTTGCATGCCTGCCTGCCCCCAGCAGATCTCCCCTCTGCCAGAGCTCCTGCATGCCATTTAGGCAAAGACTACCTTCCTGGCCACAGTCAGTCCAGCGCCCCCAGCCTCTCTTATCAGGTCAGGTGGTCCAGGTCGCTGTGCCCCTCTGCTTGCCTGCCTCCCTCAGGGGGCATCCTGTCCCCCCCATCACATCCAGGATGCTGCCCCTCACCATCCTTGTGAAGCCCTCTTAGCCCCCAGCCTGAGAGAGGCCCTGTGCCCCTCACTTTCCCTGTGGCGGGAGTCCTGTTGGCTCTCCCCAAGGCAAAGCTAAGCTGGTGGTGCTGGCGGGGGGCAGCTGGGATCAGTCGAGGTACAGCAGGTGGGGACATGGGGTCACTGCCCTTTTCCCTGATGGCCACATGGGATGCCTGCTTGTGGCTGCACAGTCCCCACAGGGCTGGGCCTCAGGCAGCAGGTACAGggcagcccaggcaggtgcccTCTGTGGCCCTGGTGGCAGCACTCTCTCCCTCACTTCCAGTGAAGCACTCAGGGCAGCCCTCGCAGCCTCAGCGTGCAGCCCACTGGCACAGCTCTGCTGAGGGGCTCTGGTAACCAGAGCTGAGCTGGTGTGGGCCGTGGCTGTGGTGGACACGGATGCAGGCTCAGGCCGGGCGGCGTCTTCTCAGGGCCAAGGGACATTGGGTTGGACCTTGGCCGCCACCCAGGGACAGCTGCAGCCCTCAGCTTTTTGCTGCATCCAGCCAGGGGAGGCCTGTGATGTCAGGCAGACCAAAGGCGGGGGACCCCCATGGCTCTGAGGTGATGGGGCTTTGTTtgcacccagccctgcccctcttTCCCAGGCCTCAGTGGCCTCCCTGAACCTTCCTGCACCTTGACCTGGCTGGACCTAAGGGTCTGACACACTTTTGACCTTGAGCTGAGAGGGTCCTTGAGACCTGCATGGGGTGATGTTACTCAGGGGGAAGCAGTGGTGGGGAGGAGGCATGGGCATAGCAGGCACATGGCAGGCTGTGGGCAGGGGGCTTCCCTGAAGCCTGCCCTGGCTGGGTGGCTGGCTCTGGGGTGGCTGGATGTCAGGCAGGCCTGGGCTCGCCTCCCGGGAGTGGTACCCCACGGCCTCTTGGGCATCCTGACCTGCGCGGGACACTGGCCCTCCCTTCCCTTGGAAATGGGCACTCTCCTCCCAGGACGCCTTTGCCTGCCAGCCAAGCTCAGAGGGCCTCTGTGCCTCTGCCTGCCCAGAATCCCTTCCCTCACTTCcgtcacctcttccaggaagtccTCAGGAAGGCTTCTTCCCTCTTCTGCAGTCCTGGCTGCACTTCCTGTGTCTCTGCCGCTCGGGCTCTGTCCATTTCACAGCCTGGGCGGAGCCCCCAGCGTGGAATGAGCAGCTCACCTGGGCCTCGGAGTGGCAGATGGGCTGAGCTTGCCGGAGATGGGACCCcgtgggaccccaggcccagcccccaGGATGGGAGTGCATCTCAGAATCCGTCAGTTCCAGCCTCCCCCAGCAGGCCCAGCCCACACACCTGCCCACCCAGGGTGCAGGGGCCTGCCAGGGCGGCGTGCCCAGCGTGTGGAgggggaaggtggagggtggCCACAGGAGAACAGGACCACAGGGTATGTGGGAGAGCCACGGCCAGAAACTGGGGATGGGAGGGTGGGAGGCGGGGCCCAGCCCGGTCACCATCACGACAGTCACAGAGTCCTGCAGTGCCATCTCCTACCTGGCTGGGGCGCCACCCTGCCCCATCCACTCCTGGTGCTGGCCCCTCCTGCCCTCCCGTCTCCCCCTGCTCAGTGGCCCAAGGAAGCTTCAGCAGGAAAACCTGATCTCCTCTGCCTGGGGGCCCTCCCTGCCCTGCTGTGAGGggtcctgcctgcctccctgagCCTCCCTGAGCCTCCATGAGCCTTCCTATACTTGGTGACAGTGTGCGTCTCTCTGCAGCCCCTTGTGCCCGGTCTGTGCTGGGCAGTGTTTCATGGGGTGCCTGGATACCTTCCTTGCCTTTTGCCCTGGTCTTCTGCCTCACTCCTAGGGTATTAGGCTGTCCTCgacctccctgcccctcccaggcTGCTTGCTCCTCTGCCCACGGGAGCTGCAGCTCCTGGGTCCTGTGGGCCCAGGCCATGAGCCGATCTCCCTCGTTTGGAGTGGGTGCGGCGGGTCTGTGGCCTCCTTGGCTCCCCAAGCACCTCTGCCCATCCTGGCACATTGTAACCGCTGATCTGCCTCTTCTAGAACGGTGCCCAGAAGTCCTGGGACTTCATGAAGACGCATGACAGGTGAGAGCCTGGCCCAGCCCGGCCACTGGGGAAGCCCCAGACTGATGTCCATGGGAACACTGGGCCCAGGGGGAAGGGGCCCTCTCCTCCCTGACGTTTCTGTTCCCTGCGGGGCTCCAAAAGTCCCTTCTCTCTGCCCGGCCTCTGGGTTTCCTGTCCCGGAGGGGTCAGCCTGAGGCCTGGGGGCTGAGTCAGGTCTTAGCTCAGGCCACCAGGACCGTGATGGTGGGCAAGTCCTCTCAGGGCAGGGAGAGGTCATCCTGGAGCCTTTGCCCCTAGCATCCAGGGTCTGGGCTGGATGGCGACGTGGGTCGAGGAGTGTGGCTGGTGGGCAGCTGGTCAGTGAGGGCCAAATGTCCTGTCAGTCACCCGGCCGCAGCTGCTAGCACCCTGACCTACTCAGCTGCCCGTGTGTCCTTCCCTGCCCCCTGCCTCCCATCCTGCCAGCTGGAATACAGCAGGTCTGGGTCCTGGCCGGACTGTGACCCTGGAAAGCTCTTGTCCTGCCTGGGCCTCAGCCATCCTATCTGAGCAAGGGGCCTGACCTCCCTGGGCTGCTGGCAAGGAGGTGGGATGGCCATGCTGGGAACAGAAAGGTGGGAGGCAGGGCCCCAAGCAGGGCCAGTGGAGTGCTTATGTGCTGAGCCCCTCCCACCGTACACAGCGTGACCGTTCTCTTATTCAACTCTTCTCGGAGGAGCCTGGTGTTGGTGAAGCAGTTCCGGCCAGGTGAGGCCAGCTGGGGTGGGAAGGGGACCTGCAGGGTCACCTTCAGGTCCCTGTGGTCCTGAGGGTCTGAATATAGATGTGGGAGGGGGCTCCAGGGGAAGCTGAGGCCCTGTGAGGGGGCCTGGCTGCACGGGTGACTTGGAGGTGGCCACCACGTGGCTGTGAGCATAGTCTGGCTTCCTCCCACGCAGCTGTGTATGCGGGCGAGGTGGAGCGCCACTTCCCAGGGTCCCTAGCAGCTGTAGACCAGGACAGGCCCCGGGAGCTGCAGCCAGCCCTGCCCGGCTCAGCGGGGGTGACAGTTGAGCTGTGTGCCGGCCTTGTGGACCAGCCTGGGCTCTCGCTGGAGGAAGTGGCTTGCAAGGAGGCCTGGGAGGAGTGTGGCTACCACTTGGCCCCGTCTGATCTGCGCCGGGTCGCCACATACTGGTGAGTGGGACCAGGCCCTCAGGTCTGTGGTGTGGCTCAGGAGACGGGAGAGGC encodes:
- the LOC105489852 gene encoding uridine diphosphate glucose pyrophosphatase NUDT14 isoform X4 codes for the protein MSLPILGDSNGAQKSWDFMKTHDSVTVLLFNSSRRSLVLVKQFRPAVYAGEVERHFPGSLAAVDQDRPRELQPALPGSAGVTVELCAGLVDQPGLSLEEVACKEAWEECGYHLAPSDLRRVATYWSGVGLTGSRQTMFYTEVTDAQRSGPGGGLAEEGELIEVVHLPLEGAQAFADDPDIPKTLGVIFGVSWFLSQVAPNLDLQ
- the LOC105489852 gene encoding uridine diphosphate glucose pyrophosphatase NUDT14 isoform X3 → MDRIEGASVGRCAASPYLRPLTLHYRQNGAQKSWDFMKTHDSVTVLLFNSSRRSLVLVKQFRPAVYAGEVERHFPGSLAAVDQDRPRELQPALPGSAGVTVELCAGLVDQPGLSLEEVACKEAWEECGYHLAPSDLRRVATYWSGVGLTGSRQTMFYTEVTDAQRSGPGGGLAEEGELIEVVHLPLEGAQAFADDPDIPKTLGVIFGVSWFLSQVAPNLDLQ
- the LOC105489852 gene encoding uridine diphosphate glucose pyrophosphatase NUDT14 isoform X5, which gives rise to MDRIEGASVGRCAASPYLRPLTLHYRQEVLRKASSLFCSPGCTSCVSAARALSISQPGRSPQRGMSSSPGPRSGRWAELAGDGTPWDPRPSPQDGSASQNPSVPASPSRPSPHTCPPRVQGPARAACPACGGGRWRVATGEQDHRNGAQKSWDFMKTHDSVTVLLFNSSRRSLVLVKQFRPGLEWD
- the LOC105489852 gene encoding uridine diphosphate glucose pyrophosphatase NUDT14 isoform X2; the protein is MDRIEGASVGRCAASPYLRPLTLHYRQEVLRKASSLFCSPGCTSCVSAARALSISQPGRSPQRGMSSSPGPRSGRWAELAGDGTPWDPRPSPQDGSASQNPSVPASPSRPSPHTCPPRVQGPARAACPACGGGRWRVATGEQDHRNGAQKSWDFMKTHDSVTVLLFNSSRRSLVLVKQFRPAVYAGEVERHFPGSLAAVDQDRPRELQPALPGSAGVTVELCAGLVDQPGLSLEEVACKEAWEECGYHLAPSDLRRVATYWDTTMGS
- the LOC105489852 gene encoding uridine diphosphate glucose pyrophosphatase NUDT14 isoform X6 produces the protein MDRIEGASVGRCAASPYLRPLTLHYRQNGAQKSWDFMKTHDSVTVLLFNSSRRSLVLVKQFRPAVYAGEVERHFPGSLAAVDQDRPRELQPALPGSAGVTVELCAGLVDQPGLSLEEVACKEAWEECGYHLAPSDLRRVATYWDTTMGS
- the LOC105489852 gene encoding uridine diphosphate glucose pyrophosphatase NUDT14 isoform X1; this encodes MDRIEGASVGRCAASPYLRPLTLHYRQEVLRKASSLFCSPGCTSCVSAARALSISQPGRSPQRGMSSSPGPRSGRWAELAGDGTPWDPRPSPQDGSASQNPSVPASPSRPSPHTCPPRVQGPARAACPACGGGRWRVATGEQDHRNGAQKSWDFMKTHDSVTVLLFNSSRRSLVLVKQFRPAVYAGEVERHFPGSLAAVDQDRPRELQPALPGSAGVTVELCAGLVDQPGLSLEEVACKEAWEECGYHLAPSDLRRVATYWSGVGLTGSRQTMFYTEVTDAQRSGPGGGLAEEGELIEVVHLPLEGAQAFADDPDIPKTLGVIFGVSWFLSQVAPNLDLQ